In Candidatus Promineifilum breve, one genomic interval encodes:
- a CDS encoding phosphate signaling complex PhoU family protein — protein MTHLGRALLDNELNDLSRSVLTLSSMVDAAIGQAVDSLMTGNVHLAETIILGDAEINRLRFQIEEKSYVILSTQQPLARDLRTVIAAIHFAIELERIGDHAAGIARIVTRMEGMPWPVIVEPPQPESAPADEEGADEADDEPVEAESPTLRLKLSRLPKMTKRARDMLRRATEAYIERDVDKANAIVKRDRKLNRHYRKFFTEAMAELSSQEVVELPTYLLWIAHNLERIGDRTTNLAERVVFMVTGQYTEVLEDYE, from the coding sequence ATGACCCATCTGGGCCGCGCCCTGCTTGATAACGAGTTAAACGATCTGAGCCGCTCGGTGCTGACCCTCAGTAGCATGGTCGACGCGGCCATCGGGCAGGCGGTCGATTCGCTGATGACGGGCAACGTCCATCTGGCCGAGACGATTATCCTGGGCGACGCCGAGATCAATCGCCTGCGCTTCCAGATCGAGGAAAAGTCCTACGTCATCCTCTCCACCCAACAACCCCTGGCCCGCGATCTGCGCACGGTCATCGCCGCCATCCACTTCGCCATTGAACTGGAGCGCATCGGCGATCATGCCGCCGGCATCGCCCGCATCGTGACGCGCATGGAGGGCATGCCCTGGCCGGTCATCGTGGAGCCGCCCCAGCCCGAAAGCGCCCCGGCTGACGAAGAGGGCGCGGACGAGGCCGACGATGAACCCGTTGAAGCCGAATCACCCACGTTGCGGCTGAAGCTGTCGCGCCTGCCCAAGATGACCAAGCGCGCCCGCGATATGTTGCGCCGCGCCACCGAAGCCTACATCGAGCGCGACGTGGACAAGGCCAACGCCATCGTCAAGCGCGACCGCAAATTGAATCGCCACTATCGCAAATTCTTCACCGAGGCCATGGCCGAATTGAGCAGCCAGGAAGTGGTCGAACTGCCTACCTATTTGTTGTGGATCGCCCACAATCTGGAGCGCATCGGCGACCGCACCACCAACCTGGCCGAGCGCGTCGTGTTCATGGTCACCGGACAGTACACCGAAGTGCTGGAAGATTACGAATAA
- a CDS encoding nuclease-related domain-containing protein — MIVLRDEKRIYRLGRLAQVLSMAGLAVLVGGLLLIFISDSPSVFLFQLLALVVGYGFSQVGLHYAHRYLRRPRMDQKLDEAVGAVARRDGRLYHYLLPASHVLLLPSGVFVLVAKFQNGRITAEGDTWRQTGLGMRRFFGRENLGNPSREAEAQVAKMKAYIAANAPAAAEAPLWPVIVFTAEKIDSLEIKESRIPAVHASKLSKLLRQQTINLKPLPRAEYDALRAAFDAPAAHLIEETIDVTPAAE; from the coding sequence ATGATCGTATTACGCGACGAAAAACGAATTTACCGCCTGGGCCGGTTGGCTCAGGTGCTGAGCATGGCTGGGTTGGCCGTGCTGGTGGGTGGGCTGCTGCTCATCTTCATCAGTGACAGCCCCAGCGTCTTCCTCTTTCAATTGTTGGCCCTGGTCGTGGGCTATGGCTTCTCGCAGGTGGGGCTGCACTATGCCCATCGCTACCTGCGCCGGCCGCGTATGGACCAGAAGCTGGACGAAGCCGTGGGCGCGGTCGCCCGGCGCGATGGTCGCCTCTACCATTATCTGCTGCCCGCGTCCCACGTCCTGCTGCTGCCCAGCGGCGTCTTCGTCCTGGTCGCCAAGTTCCAGAACGGGCGCATCACGGCCGAAGGCGACACCTGGCGGCAAACCGGGCTGGGTATGCGCCGGTTCTTCGGCCGCGAGAATCTGGGCAACCCCAGCCGTGAGGCCGAAGCCCAGGTGGCGAAGATGAAAGCCTACATTGCCGCCAATGCCCCGGCCGCGGCCGAGGCCCCGCTATGGCCGGTCATCGTCTTCACCGCCGAAAAGATCGATAGCCTGGAGATCAAGGAGTCGCGCATCCCCGCCGTCCACGCTTCCAAGCTGTCCAAGCTGTTGCGCCAGCAGACGATCAACCTGAAGCCGTTGCCGCGCGCCGAATATGATGCCCTGCGCGCCGCCTTCGACGCGCCGGCCGCTCATCTGATCGAAGAAACGATTGATGTGACCCCCGCCGCCGAATAG
- the fabF gene encoding beta-ketoacyl-ACP synthase II, with the protein MTIATTDGRGRPRVVITGMGMLSPLGHSVAESWDNLLAGNSGIGPITQFDASEFPTRIAGEVKDFVARDHIDFKEARRMSRASQLTVAAARMAVADAGLPEQAPDPDRTGVLIGTAVGGIERAFEELDTYRARGHRAVNPFAMTMFLANMPSHHVSLMTGATGPISSIVAACATGTQTIGEASEFIRRGAADTMYAGGVEGLIHYAAIAGFGAMRALSTHFNDTPERASRPFDKDRDGFILAEGAGIVVLERLDRALARGARIYGEVLGHASSSDAFHVAAPDPEARGAIRAMQWALDDAGLTPGDVDYINAHGTSTPVNDATETIAIKRLFGERAYEVPISSTKSAMGHAMGGAGTIESIFTTLALGRGLIPPTWNYETPDPECDLDYVPNVPRPAAIRVALKNSFGLGGQNACLVLGRYETDGVE; encoded by the coding sequence ATGACAATAGCAACAACCGACGGGCGCGGACGGCCGCGCGTCGTCATCACCGGGATGGGCATGCTCAGCCCCCTGGGCCACAGCGTCGCCGAGAGTTGGGATAACCTGCTGGCCGGGAATTCGGGCATCGGTCCCATCACTCAGTTCGACGCCTCTGAATTTCCCACCCGTATCGCCGGCGAAGTGAAGGATTTTGTCGCCCGCGACCACATCGATTTCAAGGAGGCGCGCCGTATGTCGCGCGCCTCGCAACTGACCGTGGCCGCGGCGCGCATGGCCGTGGCCGACGCCGGGCTGCCGGAACAAGCGCCCGACCCCGACCGCACCGGCGTGCTCATCGGCACGGCCGTCGGCGGCATCGAGCGCGCCTTCGAGGAACTGGACACCTATCGGGCGCGCGGCCATCGGGCCGTCAACCCGTTCGCCATGACGATGTTCCTGGCTAATATGCCCTCCCACCACGTCAGCCTGATGACCGGGGCCACCGGCCCCATCAGCAGCATCGTCGCCGCCTGCGCCACCGGCACGCAGACCATCGGCGAGGCGTCGGAGTTCATTCGTCGCGGCGCGGCCGATACGATGTACGCCGGCGGCGTCGAGGGCCTCATCCACTACGCCGCCATCGCCGGCTTCGGGGCCATGCGCGCCCTGTCTACCCACTTCAACGACACGCCCGAACGGGCCAGCCGCCCGTTCGACAAGGATCGCGACGGCTTCATCCTGGCCGAGGGAGCGGGCATCGTCGTGCTGGAGCGGCTGGATCGGGCCTTGGCTCGCGGCGCGCGCATCTATGGCGAAGTGCTGGGCCATGCTTCCTCGTCCGACGCCTTCCACGTGGCCGCGCCCGACCCGGAGGCCAGGGGGGCCATCCGCGCCATGCAGTGGGCGCTCGACGACGCCGGCCTCACGCCGGGTGACGTGGATTACATCAACGCCCACGGCACGTCGACCCCGGTCAACGACGCCACCGAGACGATTGCCATCAAGCGCCTCTTCGGCGAGCGGGCCTACGAAGTGCCCATCAGCAGCACAAAATCGGCCATGGGGCACGCGATGGGCGGTGCGGGGACAATCGAGTCGATCTTCACCACGCTGGCCCTCGGCCGCGGCCTCATCCCGCCGACCTGGAATTACGAGACGCCCGACCCGGAATGCGACCTGGACTACGTGCCCAACGTCCCGCGCCCGGCGGCCATCCGCGTGGCCCTGAAGAATTCGTTCGGCCTGGGCGGGCAGAATGCGTGTCTGGTGTTGGGTAGGTATGAGACTGACGGGGTGGAGTGA
- the plsX gene encoding phosphate acyltransferase PlsX, with protein MRIVVDAMGSDDHPGPDVAGAVLAARAFGDAIVLVGDRPRIAAVLAAHDTAGLSIDVIHAAEAIGMKDSPSAAARDKRGSSMHVGLQLVRDGAADAFVSAGNTGAILAVATLRQTGLGRIPGILRPALGVVFPIESKPMLIDNGANADAKPEYLLQFGRMGSIYMARMHDIARPRVALISNGEEEGKGNALIKETIPLMIASGLNYVGNIEPKEFVRGDADVGVVDGFTGNVMMKTAEAVASYMSDTIRKYIMAGTLTKIGGVLARPAFQRVRDQLNPDEVGGAPLLGVNGVVIIAHGRSNAHAMRQAIGQARRVVERGITQAIAEGI; from the coding sequence ATGCGAATTGTAGTTGACGCGATGGGGAGTGATGATCACCCCGGCCCGGACGTGGCTGGGGCGGTGTTGGCCGCGCGGGCTTTTGGCGATGCTATTGTCCTGGTCGGCGACCGGCCGCGCATAGCCGCCGTGCTGGCCGCCCACGATACGGCCGGGCTGTCGATCGACGTCATCCACGCCGCCGAGGCCATCGGCATGAAGGACTCTCCCAGCGCGGCGGCCCGCGACAAGCGCGGCTCATCGATGCACGTCGGCCTGCAACTGGTGCGCGATGGCGCGGCCGATGCCTTCGTCAGCGCCGGCAACACCGGGGCCATTCTGGCCGTCGCCACGCTGCGCCAGACCGGCCTGGGGCGCATCCCCGGCATCCTGCGCCCGGCCCTGGGCGTCGTCTTCCCCATCGAGAGCAAGCCCATGCTCATCGACAACGGGGCCAACGCCGACGCCAAGCCCGAATACCTGCTCCAGTTCGGCCGGATGGGCAGCATCTACATGGCCCGTATGCACGACATCGCCCGGCCGCGCGTGGCCCTCATCTCCAACGGCGAGGAAGAGGGCAAGGGCAACGCGCTCATCAAGGAAACCATCCCGCTGATGATCGCCAGCGGGCTGAACTACGTCGGCAACATCGAGCCGAAAGAGTTCGTGCGCGGCGACGCCGACGTGGGCGTGGTCGATGGCTTCACCGGCAACGTGATGATGAAGACGGCCGAGGCCGTGGCTAGTTATATGTCCGACACCATCCGCAAATACATCATGGCCGGCACGCTGACCAAGATCGGCGGCGTGCTGGCCCGGCCCGCCTTCCAGCGCGTGCGCGACCAACTGAACCCCGACGAGGTGGGCGGCGCGCCACTTCTGGGCGTCAACGGGGTTGTCATCATTGCCCACGGCCGCTCCAACGCCCACGCCATGCGCCAGGCCATCGGCCAGGCGCGGCGCGTGGTGGAGCGGGGTATCACGCAGGCTATCGCTGAGGGAATTTAA
- a CDS encoding YihY/virulence factor BrkB family protein gives MNLLKAIFSLIKETIGEYVKDRGTIYAAGLAYYGVFSIAPLLVFATAVAGRFIGRGAAGEQVALQLQFLVGPELAVFLEDLITTLTDRTTNATAALLSIGVLLFTAGGIFNQLKTALNLLWGLTDVRPRNAHEWRVLVRYRAIPFLMVFVLGLFLSLSVILETLILAVSARFEVLFPELAGLLPGLSRIIVPILAFVTILLIFKFLPNAYSRVRDIAVGAAVTTALFLIGRRLLLVFLSISDTGSLYGAAGSIVILLVWVYVSAQILLFGAEFTWVYARRFGKPIRPNRLARFLVNDEPAVLPPPDSRPPSVDRPPADDRPQIVDK, from the coding sequence ATGAACCTGCTAAAAGCTATCTTCTCGCTGATCAAGGAGACCATCGGCGAATACGTCAAGGATCGGGGCACGATCTATGCCGCCGGGCTGGCCTATTATGGCGTGTTCTCCATCGCCCCGTTGCTCGTTTTCGCCACGGCCGTGGCCGGGCGCTTCATCGGCCGCGGCGCCGCCGGCGAGCAGGTCGCGCTGCAATTGCAGTTTCTCGTCGGGCCGGAGCTGGCCGTCTTCCTGGAAGACCTCATCACCACCCTGACTGACCGCACGACCAATGCCACGGCGGCCCTGCTCAGCATCGGTGTATTGCTGTTCACCGCCGGGGGCATCTTCAACCAACTGAAGACCGCGCTGAACCTGTTGTGGGGCCTGACCGACGTGCGTCCGCGTAACGCCCACGAGTGGCGCGTCCTGGTGCGCTACCGGGCCATTCCCTTCCTTATGGTGTTTGTCCTGGGCCTGTTCCTTAGCCTGTCGGTCATCCTGGAAACGCTCATCCTGGCCGTCAGCGCCCGCTTCGAGGTGCTCTTCCCGGAGCTGGCCGGCCTGTTGCCCGGCCTCAGCCGCATCATCGTCCCGATCCTGGCCTTCGTCACCATCCTGCTCATCTTCAAATTTCTGCCCAATGCCTATAGCCGCGTGCGCGATATTGCCGTGGGCGCGGCCGTCACCACGGCCCTGTTCCTCATCGGCCGCCGGCTGCTGCTCGTCTTTCTGTCGATCAGCGATACCGGTTCCCTCTACGGCGCGGCCGGTTCAATCGTCATCCTGCTGGTGTGGGTCTACGTCTCGGCCCAGATTCTCCTCTTTGGCGCGGAGTTCACCTGGGTCTATGCCCGCCGCTTCGGCAAGCCCATCCGCCCCAACCGGCTGGCGCGGTTCCTGGTCAACGACGAACCGGCCGTGCTGCCACCCCCCGACAGCCGGCCGCCATCGGTTGACCGGCCGCCGGCCGACGACCGGCCGCAAATCGTCGATAAGTGA
- a CDS encoding cystathionine gamma-synthase encodes MTQSATDRFATLAVHAGVEPDPTTGAIMTPIYQTSTYAQTAVNQHRGYDYARSANPTRTALQKALAALEGGRFALSFSSGMAAIDTLLRLVRPGERVICGNDLYGGTFRLFDKVLSEYGLIFTFVDTADPAAVPAALAAGPARLVWLETPTNPMLRLADIAAAAVAAHKVGAWLAVDNTFASPALQRPLALGADFVIHSTTKYIGGHSDVVGGVIVMNDEAAHERLQFLQNAVGAVPAPFDCFLTLRGIKTLSLRMAAHCHNATAIAHFLAEHPAVERVIYPGLPTHPQHELACRQMAGPGGMVSFIPRGGEAAAHTIVCGTRLFTLAESLGGVESLIELPAAMTHASVGGPEAQAAGFAVDPALVRLSVGIEDVDDLIADLDTALTGR; translated from the coding sequence ATGACCCAATCCGCGACTGATCGCTTCGCCACCCTCGCCGTCCATGCCGGCGTCGAACCCGACCCGACTACGGGCGCGATTATGACGCCCATCTACCAGACGTCCACCTACGCCCAGACGGCGGTGAACCAGCACCGCGGCTACGACTACGCCCGCTCCGCCAACCCGACCCGTACCGCGCTGCAAAAGGCGCTGGCGGCGCTGGAGGGCGGCCGTTTCGCCCTGTCGTTTTCGTCGGGCATGGCCGCCATCGATACCCTGCTGCGCCTCGTCCGGCCGGGCGAGCGCGTCATCTGCGGCAATGATCTCTACGGCGGCACGTTCCGCCTGTTCGACAAGGTGCTCAGCGAATACGGTTTGATCTTCACCTTCGTGGACACGGCCGATCCGGCGGCCGTGCCCGCCGCGCTGGCCGCCGGGCCGGCCCGCCTGGTGTGGCTGGAGACGCCCACCAACCCCATGTTGCGACTGGCCGACATCGCCGCCGCGGCCGTGGCCGCCCATAAGGTCGGGGCGTGGTTGGCCGTCGATAACACCTTCGCCTCGCCCGCGCTGCAACGGCCGCTGGCCCTGGGGGCCGATTTCGTCATCCACAGCACCACCAAGTACATCGGCGGCCACTCCGACGTGGTCGGCGGGGTTATCGTGATGAATGACGAGGCGGCCCACGAGCGGCTCCAGTTTTTGCAAAACGCCGTGGGGGCCGTGCCCGCGCCGTTCGATTGCTTCCTGACCCTGCGCGGCATCAAGACGCTGTCGTTGCGCATGGCTGCCCATTGCCACAACGCCACGGCCATCGCCCACTTCCTGGCCGAGCATCCGGCCGTCGAGCGGGTCATCTATCCCGGCCTGCCCACTCACCCGCAACACGAACTGGCCTGCCGGCAAATGGCCGGGCCGGGCGGCATGGTGTCGTTCATCCCGCGCGGTGGCGAGGCGGCGGCCCACACCATCGTCTGCGGCACGCGGCTGTTCACGCTGGCCGAATCGCTGGGCGGCGTCGAGTCGCTCATCGAACTGCCCGCGGCCATGACCCATGCCTCCGTCGGCGGGCCGGAGGCGCAGGCCGCCGGGTTCGCCGTCGATCCGGCGCTGGTGCGCCTGTCGGTCGGCATCGAGGACGTGGATGATCTCATCGCCGACCTGGATACTGCGTTGACCGGGAGATGA
- a CDS encoding META domain-containing protein, producing the protein MLLLPTILTACRATADLGETTWALVAYGPADAPIAAEAPAWIHFDDNGRMGGYTGCNGIFGHYSAADGRIDIRDDELAYNTQDCGPASAEGRQDAFFRAYLGDTDYTQTADRLVLALDDGRQVAEFRLEEEE; encoded by the coding sequence TTGCTACTCCTACCAACCATCCTGACCGCCTGCCGGGCCACGGCCGACCTGGGTGAAACAACCTGGGCGCTGGTCGCCTATGGCCCGGCCGACGCGCCCATCGCCGCCGAGGCCCCGGCCTGGATTCATTTCGACGATAACGGGCGCATGGGCGGCTACACGGGTTGCAACGGCATCTTCGGCCACTACTCGGCCGCCGATGGGCGGATCGACATCCGCGATGACGAACTGGCCTATAACACGCAGGATTGCGGCCCGGCCTCGGCCGAGGGACGGCAGGACGCCTTTTTCCGCGCCTATCTGGGGGACACCGACTACACCCAGACCGCGGATCGTCTCGTTCTGGCCCTGGATGATGGGCGGCAGGTGGCGGAATTCCGGCTGGAAGAAGAAGAGTAG
- a CDS encoding protein O-mannosyl-transferase family, which produces MAADHPPLQQTQRPLQTWAGAALLAACGIVAGLAVSRLLFEGLFPAAGWLGRPAGALALGLVGAIVAWFAGRRLNNLTLTALLPLLLNLVWLLDPAVELARGRFLFAAGWWLVAVLVVHGRLGESDRRWRRVGPLFVAVALLPVYLATMASAVGAADTFEFQVVAPQLGIAHPTGYPLYLLLGKLFSLLPLGTVAWRLNLASAVYAVVAAALVFRIGLDLLRRPLPALVGAIALGLAPIYWSQAIVAEVYALHALIVALALWLMVRLTTDGRRQAADRRKAVVGLTFLIGLGLTNHLTTVFLIPPAALAVALRLLHDEGEGRRLTIRPLMRFWPAALAFLVPLLLYLYLPLRWQAVNGEPMGAARFIEWVIGGRFQGALQWAAWLRDPARWAIIGRLLFDAWGWVYLALAAIGLVWLVARQWRAAVVLLAAAVGFTFYALNYYVPDLAVFLIPTHVVIAIWLAAGVAAVSGRRRETTDYTDFTDGRERSADFADYADSRERSYLRNLRNLRIDPRFVFLLAILPALLAAGGRWSAVDQSGSDGGEPWARGVLAQPLARGAAVLADSQKIAPLYYLQQIEGLRPDLEIMVLPDEAAYRAELDARLAAGQAVYLARYLPGLAGVYHLRSAGPLVEVSREPLTALPAEATTADLVAGPLRLLGYAVEPVAAVDSSAAGVTLYWTLERPLAAGEATPVVYLRWAGGQPVVAGRHPAGDSYPVNAWRPGEIVPDFHLLPLPFTDCDAADCPATVEVAVAPRFTPAAELAWQPVAAVPVGTRPGPVGGARRALFDGFALDGIDFPASARPGAALPLRYSSYSDGGELAFLVAPVHALDSLVIPAGGAPAGRVASGASAAFTAEVEPATETGPHALIAYAKDDLAAVCGWLRRPTTGCVVAEIAISGAPLPEGATNFNDRIALLGVELAPGNLTPGGQLPVTLTWQGLAELSEDYTVFVQVLDAADRIVGQVDSWPVQGTRPTSTWPPGEVITDPHVVQLSADMLPGSYRVIVGLYLLATGERLPVVDEAGAAVEDKVVVGVMVD; this is translated from the coding sequence ATGGCGGCCGATCATCCACCTCTACAGCAAACACAACGTCCTCTCCAGACGTGGGCCGGCGCGGCATTGCTCGCCGCCTGCGGCATCGTGGCCGGGCTGGCCGTGTCGCGGCTGCTGTTCGAGGGGCTGTTCCCGGCGGCGGGTTGGCTGGGGCGACCGGCCGGGGCGCTGGCGTTGGGGCTGGTGGGCGCAATTGTGGCCTGGTTCGCCGGGCGACGGCTCAATAATCTCACGCTCACTGCGCTGCTGCCCCTGCTGCTCAACCTCGTCTGGCTGCTCGATCCGGCGGTGGAGTTGGCCCGCGGCCGTTTCCTCTTCGCCGCCGGCTGGTGGCTCGTCGCCGTGCTGGTGGTTCATGGCCGTCTTGGCGAGAGCGACCGCCGCTGGCGGCGGGTGGGGCCGTTGTTCGTGGCCGTCGCCCTGCTGCCGGTCTATCTGGCGACCATGGCCTCGGCCGTCGGCGCGGCCGACACGTTCGAGTTCCAGGTCGTCGCCCCGCAGTTGGGCATCGCCCACCCCACCGGCTATCCGCTCTACCTGTTGCTGGGCAAGCTGTTTTCGCTGCTGCCGTTGGGCACGGTGGCCTGGCGGCTCAATCTGGCCTCGGCCGTCTATGCCGTGGTGGCGGCGGCGCTGGTCTTTCGCATCGGGCTGGACCTGCTGCGGCGGCCGTTGCCCGCCCTGGTGGGGGCCATTGCCCTGGGTCTGGCGCCCATCTATTGGAGCCAGGCCATCGTGGCCGAAGTCTATGCGCTCCACGCGCTCATCGTGGCCCTGGCTTTGTGGCTGATGGTGCGGCTGACCACCGACGGCCGGCGACAGGCCGCCGACCGGCGCAAGGCGGTGGTGGGGCTGACCTTTTTGATTGGGCTGGGGCTGACCAACCATCTGACCACGGTATTTCTGATCCCGCCGGCCGCGCTGGCCGTTGCCCTGCGACTACTGCACGATGAGGGCGAAGGGCGGCGGCTGACCATCCGGCCGCTCATGCGTTTCTGGCCCGCCGCGCTGGCCTTTCTCGTGCCGCTGCTGCTCTACCTTTACCTGCCGCTGCGCTGGCAGGCGGTCAACGGCGAGCCGATGGGCGCGGCCCGCTTTATCGAGTGGGTCATCGGCGGGCGCTTCCAGGGGGCGCTGCAATGGGCGGCGTGGCTGCGCGATCCGGCACGTTGGGCGATCATCGGCCGCTTGTTGTTCGACGCCTGGGGATGGGTCTATCTGGCGCTGGCCGCGATTGGGCTAGTGTGGCTCGTGGCGCGGCAGTGGCGGGCGGCGGTGGTGCTGCTGGCGGCGGCCGTGGGCTTCACCTTCTATGCCCTCAACTACTACGTGCCCGACCTGGCCGTCTTTCTCATCCCGACGCACGTGGTCATCGCCATCTGGCTGGCGGCGGGCGTGGCGGCAGTTAGCGGAAGAAGAAGAGAAACCACAGATTACACAGATTTCACAGATGGAAGAGAGAGATCCGCAGATTTCGCAGATTACGCAGATTCAAGAGAACGATCTTATCTGCGAAATCTGCGTAATCTGCGGATCGATCCCCGCTTTGTCTTCCTTCTGGCAATCTTGCCCGCGCTCTTGGCGGCCGGCGGTCGGTGGTCGGCGGTCGATCAATCCGGCAGCGACGGCGGCGAGCCGTGGGCGCGGGGCGTGCTGGCCCAGCCGTTGGCGCGCGGCGCGGCCGTGCTGGCCGACAGCCAGAAGATCGCCCCGCTCTACTACTTGCAACAGATCGAGGGGTTGCGGCCCGACCTTGAAATCATGGTACTGCCCGATGAGGCCGCCTATCGCGCCGAACTGGACGCGCGGCTGGCCGCCGGGCAAGCGGTCTACCTGGCCCGCTACCTGCCGGGGCTGGCCGGGGTCTACCATTTGCGCTCGGCCGGGCCGCTGGTCGAGGTCAGTCGGGAGCCGCTAACGGCGTTGCCCGCCGAGGCGACAACGGCCGATCTTGTTGCCGGGCCGCTGCGGCTGCTGGGTTATGCCGTCGAGCCGGTGGCCGCCGTCGATTCGAGCGCGGCGGGCGTGACGCTGTATTGGACGTTGGAACGGCCATTGGCCGCGGGGGAAGCGACGCCGGTCGTCTATCTGCGCTGGGCGGGCGGCCAGCCGGTCGTGGCCGGGCGACATCCGGCCGGCGACTCGTACCCGGTCAACGCCTGGCGGCCGGGGGAGATCGTGCCTGACTTTCACCTCTTGCCGTTACCATTCACCGATTGCGACGCGGCCGACTGCCCGGCGACCGTCGAAGTGGCCGTCGCGCCACGCTTCACGCCCGCGGCCGAGCTGGCGTGGCAGCCGGTGGCGGCCGTGCCCGTTGGAACGCGACCGGGGCCGGTGGGCGGGGCACGGCGGGCGTTGTTCGACGGCTTCGCGCTGGACGGGATCGACTTTCCGGCGTCGGCCCGGCCGGGCGCGGCGCTGCCCTTGCGCTATAGCAGCTATTCTGACGGCGGCGAGTTGGCCTTTCTGGTGGCGCCGGTTCATGCGCTGGATAGCCTGGTCATCCCCGCCGGCGGCGCGCCTGCCGGGCGCGTGGCCTCGGGCGCGTCGGCGGCCTTCACCGCCGAGGTGGAACCGGCCACGGAAACCGGCCCGCACGCGCTTATCGCCTATGCGAAGGACGACCTGGCGGCGGTCTGCGGCTGGCTGCGGCGGCCGACCACGGGCTGCGTGGTGGCCGAGATCGCCATCAGCGGCGCGCCACTGCCGGAAGGGGCGACCAACTTCAACGACCGGATCGCCCTGCTCGGCGTGGAACTGGCGCCGGGCAACCTGACGCCGGGCGGCCAATTGCCGGTGACGCTCACCTGGCAGGGGTTAGCCGAACTGAGTGAGGATTACACCGTCTTCGTGCAGGTACTCGACGCCGCCGACCGTATCGTGGGCCAGGTCGATTCGTGGCCGGTGCAAGGCACGCGGCCGACGAGCACGTGGCCGCCGGGCGAGGTCATCACCGATCCCCACGTCGTGCAACTCAGCGCCGACATGCTGCCGGGCAGCTATCGGGTGATTGTGGGCCTCTATCTGCTGGCGACCGGGGAGCGGTTGCCGGTGGTGGATGAGGCGGGCGCGGCGGTGGAGGATAAGGTGGTGGTGGGGGTGATGGTTGATTGA
- a CDS encoding response regulator, producing MTEAIQVFIADDHRLFRDGLRALLLAAGVEVVGEAATGEEAAALVERLQPDVVLMDIQMPGLNGIEATRRITAASPHVGVIIVTMFEDDDSVFAAMRAGARGYVLKGAGQEEVVRTIRAVAGGEALFGPAIAARLMAFFNGPRPTAPAEAFPELTAREREVLDLLAAGHNNEAIAARLVVSRKTVRNHVSNIFSKLQVAGRAEAIIRAREAGMG from the coding sequence ATGACCGAAGCCATCCAGGTTTTCATCGCCGACGACCACCGGCTATTCCGCGATGGGCTGCGGGCGCTGCTGCTCGCGGCCGGCGTCGAGGTGGTGGGCGAGGCGGCCACGGGGGAGGAAGCCGCGGCCCTGGTGGAGCGCCTGCAACCGGACGTTGTGCTGATGGACATCCAGATGCCCGGCCTGAACGGCATCGAGGCCACGCGCCGCATCACCGCCGCCAGTCCCCACGTCGGCGTGATCATCGTGACGATGTTCGAAGACGACGACTCCGTTTTCGCCGCCATGCGCGCCGGGGCGCGCGGCTACGTGTTGAAGGGGGCCGGGCAGGAAGAGGTCGTGCGCACGATTCGGGCCGTGGCCGGCGGCGAGGCGCTCTTCGGCCCGGCCATTGCCGCCCGGCTGATGGCTTTTTTCAACGGGCCGCGCCCAACCGCCCCGGCCGAGGCCTTCCCCGAACTAACCGCCCGCGAGCGCGAGGTGCTGGATTTGCTGGCCGCCGGCCACAACAACGAGGCCATCGCCGCCCGACTCGTCGTCAGTCGCAAGACGGTGCGCAATCACGTCTCCAACATTTTCAGCAAGCTGCAAGTGGCCGGGCGGGCCGAGGCGATTATTCGGGCGCGGGAGGCGGGGATGGGGTAA